Proteins from a single region of Flavobacterium sp. K5-23:
- a CDS encoding TonB-dependent receptor — protein sequence MKNSIITLLLMFSAMLQAQNTVSGTVTTIANQPIKGVSVYAPELHKGTTTDADGKYTISNLPSRKTKLTFVFVGYSSQNKTINNLQQENTLDVILEDAIFEMDEVIVSTAFNKIQSQNVMKVEHETIKSLQQKGTSTLIEGLATIPGVSQVSTGTSIGKPVIRGLSGNRVLVYSQGVRIENQQFGDEHGLGLNDAGIESVEVIKGPASLLYGSDALGGVLYFNPEKFANVDDFKANFSQKLFSNTLGSNSTLGLKTSTEHWKFLARGSYNTHSDYRISGGDRVTNTRYNETDFKTGLGYSDAKFSTVFRYNYNKLDLGIPEEGIAEQSTSKTTGFPKQGIFNHLMSLNSVFYLKNSKLDVDFGYIDNDRSEFEDSDVASLQMKLKTFNYDVKYHLPKAGKLESIVGIQGMYQTNANLGEEFLIPDATTTDFGVFGTVNYEWKTNVLQAGLRFDNRKVTTDEHGTVGDEGYFKAVDKSFDSFNASLGYKTNLADDLTLRMNLASGFRAPNLSELTSNGVHEGTNRYEIGNSDLKTEQNVQSDLNLEYKNSHFEFFVNGFYNHISNYIYTSPTGAVLDDNDVFEYIQNNAKLYGGEIGLHFHPHPLDWLHYESSFETVTGKKQNGDYLPLIPANNWNNTIRTEFKIKDWLKEGFATLNFASTFHQNNISGFETESNGYTLVNLGLGGTVKLGKTVFDINLNGNNLFDKSYIAHLSRLKNDGIPNMGRNIVLGVNFNL from the coding sequence ATGAAAAACAGTATAATTACCCTATTATTAATGTTTTCGGCAATGCTTCAAGCCCAAAACACAGTGTCAGGAACAGTCACTACAATTGCAAACCAACCCATAAAAGGAGTTAGTGTTTATGCCCCGGAATTGCATAAAGGAACTACAACTGATGCAGATGGAAAATACACAATCTCAAATCTTCCTAGTAGGAAAACCAAGTTAACATTCGTTTTTGTGGGGTATTCGAGCCAAAACAAAACCATAAATAACCTTCAACAGGAAAATACATTAGATGTGATTCTTGAAGATGCCATTTTCGAAATGGATGAGGTAATCGTATCTACCGCTTTCAATAAAATACAATCCCAAAACGTGATGAAAGTGGAGCACGAAACCATAAAATCCTTACAGCAAAAAGGGACTTCTACTTTAATCGAAGGATTAGCTACTATTCCTGGAGTTTCTCAGGTTTCTACCGGAACTTCCATAGGGAAACCAGTTATCCGTGGATTGAGCGGGAACCGTGTTTTAGTGTATTCGCAAGGTGTTCGAATAGAAAACCAACAGTTTGGTGACGAACATGGCTTGGGGTTAAATGATGCCGGAATAGAAAGTGTTGAGGTTATAAAAGGACCTGCATCTTTATTGTATGGATCAGATGCTTTAGGAGGGGTTTTGTATTTTAATCCTGAAAAATTTGCCAATGTGGATGACTTTAAAGCTAATTTCAGCCAGAAGCTATTCTCAAATACGCTAGGAAGCAATTCCACGCTAGGACTAAAAACGTCTACTGAACATTGGAAATTCCTTGCTCGCGGAAGTTACAATACGCATTCAGATTACCGCATTTCGGGAGGGGATCGTGTGACCAATACCCGATACAATGAAACCGATTTTAAAACGGGTCTGGGGTATAGCGATGCTAAGTTCTCCACTGTTTTTAGATACAATTACAACAAACTGGATTTAGGAATTCCTGAAGAAGGTATAGCCGAACAATCAACTTCCAAAACTACAGGGTTCCCAAAACAGGGAATTTTCAACCATTTGATGAGTTTGAATTCGGTTTTCTATCTAAAGAATTCCAAATTAGATGTTGATTTTGGATATATTGACAATGATCGTTCTGAATTTGAAGATAGTGATGTTGCCAGTTTACAAATGAAACTGAAAACTTTCAATTACGATGTGAAATACCATTTGCCAAAAGCAGGAAAGTTAGAATCTATTGTGGGAATTCAAGGAATGTATCAAACAAATGCGAACCTCGGGGAAGAATTTTTAATACCTGATGCCACAACTACTGATTTTGGTGTTTTTGGAACTGTAAATTACGAATGGAAAACGAATGTCCTTCAGGCAGGTTTGCGTTTTGACAACCGAAAAGTCACTACTGATGAACATGGAACTGTTGGGGATGAAGGCTACTTCAAAGCGGTAGATAAATCATTCGACAGTTTTAATGCTTCTTTGGGGTACAAAACGAATCTAGCTGACGATCTGACTTTGAGAATGAATCTAGCATCAGGTTTTAGAGCACCAAATTTATCTGAACTGACTTCTAACGGTGTCCATGAAGGAACTAATCGTTACGAAATAGGAAATTCTGATTTGAAAACGGAACAAAACGTTCAGTCGGATTTGAATCTTGAATATAAAAACAGCCATTTTGAGTTTTTTGTAAACGGATTTTACAACCACATCAGCAATTATATTTATACTTCCCCAACAGGAGCTGTATTGGATGACAATGATGTTTTTGAATACATTCAGAACAATGCTAAATTGTATGGTGGTGAAATAGGATTGCATTTTCACCCACACCCATTGGATTGGTTGCATTATGAAAGCAGCTTTGAAACCGTTACGGGAAAGAAACAAAACGGAGATTACCTGCCTTTGATTCCGGCTAACAATTGGAACAACACCATTAGAACCGAATTCAAAATCAAAGATTGGCTTAAGGAAGGGTTTGCAACTTTGAATTTCGCATCTACTTTTCATCAAAACAACATCAGCGGATTCGAAACTGAATCTAATGGTTATACTTTAGTGAATTTGGGTTTAGGAGGAACGGTAAAATTGGGTAAAACGGTTTTTGACATAAACCTAAACGGAAACAATTTATTCGATAAAAGCTATATCGCCCACCTTTCCAGACTGAAAAATGATGGAATCCCAAATATGGGAAGAAACATTGTTCTTGGGGTTAATTTCAATCTATAA
- a CDS encoding prolyl oligopeptidase family protein: MKKLILIMAVLPSMASFGQNQKPIQYPETKKGPTVDQYFDAKVSDPYRWLEDDMSAETAAWVKAENVVTYGYLNQIPFRDALKTRMEKLWNYEKIGAPFKEGDFTYYYKNNGLQNQSVLYRKEANGKDTVFLDPNTFSKDGTTSLGGLDFSKDGSKVAYAISEGGSDWRKVIIMDALSNKILEDTIVDVKFSGLSWKGNEGFYYSSYDKPKGSELSAKTDQHKLYFHKLGTSQKEDQLIFGADQKRRYVGGYVTEDDKYLVISASTSTYGNELYIKDLSSPNSAIVTIVDNFKSDNSIIDNEGTKLFIETDLNAPNKRVVTVDVSNPAPSNWVDFIPETDNVLSPSTGAGYFFANYMKDAVSVVKQYDYTGKMIREIQLPAVGTAGGFGGKKKEKTLYYSFTNYTSPGTIYSFEPKEGKSAVYAKPKVDFKSEDFESKQVFYTSKDGTKIPMIITYKKGLKLNGKNPTMLYAYGGFNVSLTPSFSIANAVWMENGGVYAVPNLRGGGEYGKKWHDAGTKMQKQNVFDDFIAAAEYLIENKYTSPDFLAVRGGSNGGLLVGATMTQRPELMKVALPAVGVMDMLRYHTFTAGAGWAYDYGTAQDSKEMFEYIKGYSPVHNVKAGTHYPATMVTTGDHDDRVVPAHSFKFAAELQEKQTGTNPTLIRIDVKAGHGAGKSVAATIQENVDIQAFTLFNMKLKALPKAK; this comes from the coding sequence ATGAAAAAATTAATTCTAATCATGGCTGTATTACCATCTATGGCTTCTTTTGGACAGAACCAAAAGCCAATTCAATATCCAGAAACCAAAAAAGGACCAACAGTCGATCAGTATTTCGATGCTAAAGTCAGTGATCCTTACCGTTGGTTAGAGGACGACATGTCGGCTGAAACTGCTGCTTGGGTAAAAGCGGAGAATGTGGTTACTTATGGTTATTTAAACCAGATTCCTTTTCGCGATGCATTAAAGACGCGTATGGAGAAACTGTGGAATTATGAAAAAATAGGGGCGCCATTCAAGGAAGGGGACTTCACGTATTATTATAAAAATAACGGACTGCAAAACCAATCCGTATTGTATAGAAAAGAGGCCAACGGAAAAGACACTGTTTTTCTGGACCCAAATACTTTCTCTAAAGACGGAACCACTTCTTTAGGAGGATTGGATTTCTCTAAAGACGGTTCTAAGGTGGCCTATGCCATATCAGAAGGCGGAAGCGACTGGAGAAAAGTAATTATTATGGACGCGTTGTCTAACAAAATTCTAGAAGACACTATTGTTGATGTAAAATTCAGCGGACTGTCTTGGAAAGGAAACGAAGGGTTTTACTACTCTAGTTATGACAAGCCAAAGGGAAGCGAACTATCTGCAAAAACGGACCAACACAAACTGTATTTTCATAAACTGGGAACTTCTCAAAAGGAAGATCAGTTGATCTTTGGCGCCGACCAAAAACGAAGATACGTAGGCGGTTATGTGACCGAAGATGATAAGTATTTAGTGATTTCGGCTTCGACTTCAACTTATGGAAACGAATTGTACATTAAAGATTTGAGTTCGCCTAACAGTGCTATTGTGACTATCGTGGATAATTTCAAAAGCGACAACAGTATTATTGACAACGAAGGAACGAAGTTGTTTATTGAGACTGATTTAAATGCGCCAAATAAGCGTGTAGTAACGGTAGATGTCAGCAATCCAGCACCGTCAAACTGGGTGGATTTCATTCCGGAAACCGATAATGTTTTATCGCCATCAACAGGAGCAGGATATTTCTTTGCTAATTATATGAAAGATGCCGTATCAGTTGTGAAACAATACGATTACACAGGTAAAATGATACGTGAAATCCAATTGCCAGCCGTAGGAACAGCAGGTGGTTTTGGCGGAAAGAAAAAAGAAAAAACACTTTATTATTCCTTTACTAATTATACCAGCCCGGGAACGATTTACTCTTTCGAACCAAAAGAAGGAAAATCAGCGGTCTATGCCAAACCAAAAGTAGATTTCAAAAGCGAGGATTTCGAGTCGAAACAAGTGTTTTATACTTCAAAGGACGGTACCAAAATCCCAATGATCATCACCTACAAAAAAGGATTGAAACTAAACGGAAAAAACCCAACGATGCTGTATGCTTACGGTGGTTTCAATGTGAGCTTAACGCCAAGTTTCAGTATTGCCAATGCCGTTTGGATGGAAAACGGAGGCGTTTATGCCGTGCCTAACTTACGTGGTGGTGGAGAATACGGTAAAAAATGGCACGATGCCGGAACCAAAATGCAAAAACAAAACGTGTTCGACGATTTCATCGCCGCGGCGGAATATCTGATTGAAAATAAATACACCTCTCCTGACTTTCTTGCCGTTCGCGGTGGGTCAAACGGAGGATTGCTTGTTGGTGCTACTATGACACAACGCCCGGAGTTGATGAAAGTCGCTCTACCGGCCGTGGGAGTTATGGATATGTTGCGTTACCACACCTTTACTGCGGGAGCGGGATGGGCGTACGATTATGGAACGGCGCAGGACAGCAAAGAAATGTTCGAATACATCAAAGGCTATTCACCGGTGCACAACGTAAAAGCGGGCACGCACTATCCAGCGACAATGGTTACCACTGGTGATCACGATGATAGAGTAGTGCCGGCACACAGTTTCAAGTTTGCTGCCGAGTTGCAGGAAAAACAAACGGGAACTAACCCAACATTAATTCGCATCGATGTCAAAGCGGGTCACGGAGCAGGAAAATCCGTAGCGGCAACAATCCAGGAAAATGTAGATATCCAAGCTTTTACCCTGTTCAACATGAAATTGAAAGCCCTGCCAAAAGCAAAATAA
- a CDS encoding Fic family protein: MEKFISGKYINQVYYKSFQPDTIHRNWILNDMEVIRLLSIADRHLGRLDMYSEYVNIDLFIRMHIAKEATQSSKIEGTQTNMEEAFLSKEEIAFEKRADWEEVQNYINAMNEAVKLLNELPFSSRLIKQTHKILLQGVRGEHKLPGEYRSSQNWIGGASINDATFIPPIHTSINELISDLELFANDEITPLPDLIKIAIIHYQFETIHPFLDGNGRVGRLLITLYLVSKGILKKPILYLSDFFEKNRMLYYDNLMRTRTHNDINQWLKFFLTGIIETAKKGVTTFDGILQLQKSLDEKLKSLGNRNIDARKVVGYLYTQPIIEVTKVEELLQKSSVTAYKLLADLERLDIIKEISGAQRNKLFVFKDYLDLFNHD, encoded by the coding sequence ATGGAAAAATTTATTTCGGGCAAATATATTAATCAAGTATATTATAAAAGTTTTCAACCTGATACAATTCATCGAAACTGGATACTAAATGACATGGAAGTTATTCGGTTGCTAAGTATAGCAGATAGACATTTAGGCAGATTAGATATGTATTCAGAATATGTAAACATCGATTTGTTCATCAGGATGCACATTGCCAAAGAAGCTACTCAATCTTCAAAAATTGAAGGTACTCAAACCAATATGGAAGAAGCTTTTCTAAGCAAAGAAGAAATTGCATTTGAAAAAAGGGCCGATTGGGAAGAAGTACAAAACTACATCAACGCAATGAACGAAGCAGTCAAACTGTTGAACGAACTTCCTTTTTCATCTCGCCTTATCAAACAAACCCATAAAATACTTTTGCAGGGTGTAAGAGGCGAGCACAAATTACCCGGTGAATACCGAAGCAGCCAAAACTGGATTGGTGGTGCGAGCATTAATGACGCAACCTTTATCCCCCCAATTCACACTAGCATTAATGAGTTAATTTCTGACCTGGAACTTTTTGCAAACGATGAAATAACGCCTTTACCTGATTTAATAAAAATTGCAATCATTCATTATCAATTCGAGACGATTCACCCTTTTTTAGACGGAAACGGTAGAGTAGGCAGATTACTAATTACACTATATTTAGTTAGTAAAGGAATCTTGAAAAAACCCATACTATATCTTTCTGATTTTTTTGAAAAAAACAGGATGCTTTATTATGATAACCTAATGCGAACTCGAACACACAATGATATCAACCAGTGGTTAAAGTTTTTTTTAACGGGAATTATAGAAACCGCTAAAAAAGGGGTAACTACCTTCGATGGTATTTTGCAACTGCAAAAAAGTTTAGATGAAAAACTGAAATCATTAGGCAATCGCAATATAGATGCACGTAAAGTAGTGGGCTATCTCTACACACAGCCTATTATAGAGGTCACAAAAGTAGAAGAGCTACTCCAAAAATCATCAGTTACCGCCTATAAACTTTTGGCAGATTTAGAACGGCTTGATATTATAAAAGAAATATCTGGTGCACAGCGTAACAAGCTATTTGTTTTTAAAGATTACTTAGACTTGTTCAATCACGATTAA